The proteins below come from a single Vitreimonas flagellata genomic window:
- a CDS encoding type II toxin-antitoxin system HipA family toxin, whose product MTKELCVLVNDRELGSVHQAANGRLRFVYDDAWRQSVDAFPLSLSMPLGAAEHSHTEIVNYLWGLLPDRASSLAAIAAEYKVSVRSAFALISAVGEDLAGAVQIVPPNRVDKLKTREGIVQVSENRLAKFLDDLVADHGKLNINEDAGFFSLAGVQAKKAVYWVNGKWYEPRGRTPSTHIIKPPMPGLEGQVENEHFCLRLASALGLRTCETSVEQIAGKPNIVATRYDRLRILKNKRAPLTQSGGRVVRVHQEDMCQAMGIDPAKKYQAEGGPGMQKIMELLAGSGDPATDRSRFMRACAFNFVIVGPDAHGKNFSVLVDVGGRYRLAPLYDINSMLPYDLEKTRKLAMTVGGEGRWRSIGPTHWEKAARLCGYPPADALAHVRDIVARAPAAARQVLKQCRSAGLETPALVRLVEQLDLRCKALAPDYN is encoded by the coding sequence ATGACTAAAGAGCTTTGCGTCCTCGTCAACGATCGAGAATTGGGATCGGTCCATCAGGCCGCCAACGGACGATTGCGCTTTGTCTACGATGACGCATGGCGCCAGAGCGTTGATGCGTTTCCGCTATCGTTGTCGATGCCGCTGGGTGCGGCCGAGCATTCCCACACGGAGATCGTCAACTATCTTTGGGGTTTGTTGCCGGATCGCGCTTCGTCATTGGCGGCGATCGCTGCGGAATACAAAGTCTCAGTGCGTAGCGCTTTCGCGCTTATATCAGCTGTTGGCGAAGATCTGGCGGGGGCTGTTCAGATCGTGCCGCCGAACCGCGTCGACAAACTCAAGACACGCGAGGGGATCGTCCAAGTATCGGAGAACCGCCTTGCGAAATTTCTCGACGATTTGGTCGCCGACCACGGCAAGCTCAACATCAACGAGGATGCGGGTTTCTTCAGTCTGGCCGGCGTGCAAGCGAAGAAGGCGGTGTATTGGGTCAACGGCAAATGGTACGAGCCGCGCGGTCGCACGCCATCGACGCACATCATCAAGCCGCCGATGCCGGGGCTTGAAGGCCAAGTCGAGAACGAACATTTCTGTTTGCGCCTTGCAAGCGCTCTCGGCTTACGGACCTGCGAAACTTCGGTCGAGCAAATCGCCGGCAAACCCAACATTGTCGCCACGCGCTATGACCGCTTGCGCATCCTGAAGAATAAGCGAGCGCCTCTGACCCAGTCAGGCGGTCGCGTGGTGCGCGTACATCAAGAAGACATGTGCCAAGCCATGGGTATCGATCCTGCCAAAAAGTATCAGGCAGAGGGCGGGCCGGGCATGCAGAAGATCATGGAATTGTTGGCGGGTTCGGGAGACCCAGCGACAGATCGCTCGCGTTTCATGCGTGCGTGCGCGTTCAATTTCGTGATCGTTGGACCCGACGCGCACGGCAAGAATTTCAGCGTGCTGGTCGACGTTGGCGGGCGCTATCGTTTAGCGCCGCTCTACGACATCAATTCCATGTTGCCTTACGATCTGGAGAAGACGCGCAAGCTTGCGATGACGGTCGGCGGCGAGGGGCGCTGGCGCAGCATCGGGCCGACGCATTGGGAAAAGGCGGCGCGCTTGTGCGGCTATCCACCTGCGGACGCATTGGCGCATGTGCGCGATATCGTGGCGCGCGCGCCAGCTGCTGCGCGTCAAGTGTTGAAGCAATGCCGCAGCGCTGGCCTTGAGACTCCAGCGCTGGTTCGCCTCGTGGAGCAATTGGATCTGCGCTGCAAGGCGCTGGCGCCAGATTATAATTGA
- a CDS encoding DMT family transporter has translation MTLRHFLIFVLICVVWGFSNVLSKIVIDHWSIPPLFFAALRFSLVALVTLPWLLPMPRPYVRVATIGLLLGAGNFALLFMGLQSASPSSVAIVIQIGVPFTTLLSILILGERIRWRRALGIVLTLLGVLIVLWSPQGLELSAGLWFVVGAALSGSLGAVLMKQTENVAPLRFQAWVGLVSFLPLAGASILFEHEQWALAADAGWRFAAALLFSAIVVSVVAHSAYFWMIGHYEANLVAPLTLLTPLSTIGFGVLITGDHIDIRMVAGALLAFIGVLIVALRTKKPEPIP, from the coding sequence GTGACGCTGCGCCATTTCCTCATCTTCGTTCTGATCTGCGTGGTCTGGGGCTTCAGCAATGTCCTCAGCAAGATCGTCATCGATCATTGGAGCATCCCGCCGCTATTCTTCGCGGCGTTGCGGTTCTCGCTCGTGGCGCTCGTCACCTTGCCCTGGCTGTTGCCGATGCCGCGCCCGTATGTGCGCGTGGCGACCATCGGCTTGTTGTTGGGCGCGGGCAATTTTGCACTGCTGTTCATGGGCCTGCAGAGCGCCTCGCCATCATCCGTCGCAATCGTCATCCAGATCGGCGTGCCATTCACCACGCTTCTGTCGATCCTCATTTTGGGCGAACGCATTCGTTGGCGGCGCGCTCTCGGCATTGTGCTGACACTTCTGGGCGTCCTCATCGTTCTGTGGTCGCCACAGGGCCTGGAGCTCAGCGCGGGACTTTGGTTTGTGGTGGGCGCCGCACTCTCAGGGTCGCTGGGGGCTGTGCTCATGAAGCAGACCGAGAACGTCGCTCCGCTCAGATTTCAGGCTTGGGTTGGCTTGGTGTCTTTCCTACCCCTCGCCGGCGCAAGCATCTTGTTCGAGCACGAGCAATGGGCGCTGGCGGCGGATGCTGGATGGCGCTTTGCGGCGGCGTTGCTCTTCTCCGCGATTGTCGTCTCGGTGGTGGCGCACTCTGCCTATTTCTGGATGATCGGCCATTATGAGGCGAACTTGGTGGCGCCCCTTACGCTGTTGACGCCGCTCTCGACGATCGGTTTCGGCGTGCTGATCACGGGCGATCACATCGACATAAGGATGGTCGCCGGCGCTCTGCTCGCATTCATAGGCGTTTTGATTGTGGCGCTGCGGACCAAGAAACCGGAGCCGATCCCTTGA
- a CDS encoding helix-turn-helix domain-containing protein, whose protein sequence is MISIRITRPSDIGAVLRAWRDDHRMSQVDLAKKLGVSQRWVSHVENGKPTLQLGLVLRVLNELGIDLFAGATRGAGAEAKSAVLAQSAPSKRLTDIDSIVDD, encoded by the coding sequence ATGATAAGCATCCGCATCACCAGGCCGAGCGATATTGGCGCGGTTTTGCGCGCCTGGCGCGACGACCATCGCATGTCGCAAGTGGACTTGGCCAAGAAGCTCGGCGTTTCGCAACGCTGGGTGTCACATGTCGAAAACGGCAAGCCTACGCTCCAGCTCGGACTGGTGCTGCGCGTGCTCAACGAATTGGGCATCGATCTCTTTGCCGGCGCTACGCGTGGGGCAGGCGCTGAAGCCAAAAGCGCTGTCCTTGCGCAGTCAGCGCCAAGCAAGCGGCTCACCGACATAGACAGCATCGTCGATGACTAA